A window of Sphingobacterium sp. SRCM116780 contains these coding sequences:
- the nuoK gene encoding NADH-quinone oxidoreductase subunit NuoK, translating into METAIQQLQGVPINHYLIFCSVIFAIGVIGVLIRRNVIIMMMSIELMLNAVNLLLAAFSVQHGDASGQVFVFFIMALAAAEVAVGLAIIIMVYRNTKSVDIESLHKLRW; encoded by the coding sequence ATGGAAACAGCAATTCAACAATTACAAGGTGTTCCAATTAATCATTATTTGATTTTTTGTAGCGTTATTTTCGCCATTGGTGTGATCGGAGTGCTTATTCGTCGAAATGTCATCATTATGATGATGTCAATAGAACTGATGTTGAATGCTGTTAATTTGCTGTTAGCTGCATTTTCAGTACAACATGGAGATGCATCAGGTCAGGTGTTTGTATTTTTTATTATGGCTTTAGCGGCAGCTGAAGTTGCGGTTGGCTTAGCTATTATTATTATGGTATATCGAAACACGAAGTCGGTAGATATTGAGTCTCTTCATAAACTTCGTTGGTAA
- the nuoL gene encoding NADH-quinone oxidoreductase subunit L, with the protein MSDLIWLIPLLPLIGFVINGLGQQVLSKSLVGFIGSATVFISFVLSCTVFATIYEARSMGQARVITQHIFEWIKLGNLDISLSFLVDPLSAIMLLIVTGIGFLIHIYSIGYMHSDAGFAKFFAYLNLFIFFMLLLVLGSNYLVMFIGWEGVGLCSYLLIGFWYKNSAYAAAAKKAFVMNRIGDLGFLLAVFFILGTFGSLEFSTVFQSAKNFPVGDVTIITITLLLFVAATGKSAQIPLFTWLPDAMAGPTPVSALIHAATMVTAGIYMIARSNILFVLSPLTMQIIAIIGVCTALLAAAVALTQNDIKKVLAYSTVSQLGYMFLGLGVGAFTGAFFHVLTHAFFKALLFLGAGSVIHGMSNEQDMRKMGGLKKALPVTFATMLIGTIAISGIPPFSGFFSKDEILAHAFAAHPLFWVLGFIGALMTAFYMFRLIYLTFFGEFRGTDEQKHHVHESPKSMTFPLIVLAILSVLGGILNLPEVLGGNAWLANFLSPVFADGASLQHVHTVEHSTEYMLMAVSVVGVLIMAFVAYNRYVKQAHIPQDDQVVRTGFAKLSYHKFYVDELYDQLIVKPINWLSVFFARVVDGLGIDGLVNGIGKSSWAAGKGIRLLQSGNVGFYLLLMVVGVIAIFIYGLLSF; encoded by the coding sequence ATGAGCGATTTAATTTGGTTAATTCCTTTATTGCCACTTATTGGATTTGTGATTAATGGATTAGGACAACAAGTACTTTCGAAAAGCTTGGTTGGTTTTATCGGAAGTGCAACGGTGTTTATTTCCTTTGTGTTGAGCTGTACTGTTTTTGCAACGATCTATGAAGCTCGTTCAATGGGGCAAGCCAGAGTGATAACACAACATATTTTTGAATGGATTAAGCTTGGAAATTTAGATATTAGTCTCTCTTTTTTGGTCGATCCTTTGAGTGCCATCATGTTACTCATTGTGACTGGAATTGGTTTTTTGATTCACATTTACTCCATTGGCTATATGCATAGCGATGCTGGTTTTGCGAAATTTTTTGCTTACCTGAATCTCTTTATCTTTTTCATGCTATTATTGGTTTTAGGATCAAATTATTTAGTCATGTTTATTGGTTGGGAAGGTGTTGGTCTTTGCTCTTATTTACTTATCGGCTTTTGGTACAAAAACAGCGCATATGCTGCCGCAGCTAAGAAAGCTTTTGTAATGAACAGGATCGGAGATTTGGGATTTCTATTGGCAGTTTTCTTTATTTTGGGCACATTTGGTTCGTTAGAATTTTCAACTGTTTTTCAATCTGCAAAGAACTTTCCTGTAGGAGATGTGACAATCATAACGATTACACTTTTACTTTTTGTAGCAGCGACAGGTAAATCTGCTCAAATTCCCTTATTTACCTGGTTGCCAGATGCGATGGCTGGACCTACGCCAGTTTCTGCATTGATTCATGCGGCAACAATGGTGACAGCAGGTATTTATATGATTGCCAGATCCAACATTCTATTTGTTCTCTCTCCGTTAACAATGCAAATCATTGCTATAATAGGGGTTTGTACCGCGTTGTTGGCTGCAGCAGTTGCATTGACACAGAATGATATTAAAAAGGTATTAGCCTATTCTACAGTTTCTCAATTGGGATATATGTTTTTGGGATTGGGAGTTGGTGCTTTTACAGGTGCATTTTTTCATGTATTGACACATGCATTTTTCAAGGCATTATTGTTCTTGGGAGCAGGATCGGTTATTCATGGCATGAGTAATGAACAAGATATGCGAAAAATGGGAGGCTTGAAAAAAGCATTACCTGTTACTTTCGCGACGATGTTGATTGGTACTATCGCTATTTCAGGAATTCCTCCTTTCTCTGGATTCTTCTCTAAAGACGAAATCTTAGCACATGCTTTTGCCGCTCATCCGCTGTTTTGGGTCTTAGGATTTATTGGAGCTTTAATGACTGCTTTTTATATGTTCAGATTGATTTATTTGACTTTCTTTGGCGAGTTTAGAGGGACAGATGAACAAAAGCATCATGTACATGAGTCACCAAAATCGATGACATTTCCATTAATTGTGCTGGCTATTCTATCTGTTCTTGGAGGTATATTAAATCTTCCTGAGGTGTTAGGTGGAAATGCATGGTTAGCAAATTTTTTATCACCTGTGTTTGCTGATGGCGCAAGTCTACAACATGTACATACGGTTGAACATAGTACGGAATACATGCTAATGGCTGTATCGGTTGTCGGGGTTTTAATCATGGCATTTGTTGCCTATAATAGATATGTGAAACAGGCGCATATTCCTCAAGATGATCAGGTGGTCAGAACGGGTTTTGCAAAACTATCTTATCATAAATTTTATGTGGATGAATTATATGATCAATTGATTGTAAAACCAATCAATTGGTTATCTGTATTTTTTGCTCGGGTTGTTGATGGTTTAGGAATAGACGGTTTAGTGAACGGAATTGGCAAATCATCGTGGGCAGCAGGAAAAGGAATTCGTCTTTTACAAAGTGGAAATGTAGGTTTCTATCTTTTACTAATGGTTGTTGGAGTAATTGCCATTTTTATATACGGTTTGTTGAGTTTTTAA